CTATATTAGCTTTAAGTTCTTCAATTTGCTCATCAGTTATATTAATTCCTAATTTCATCTCACATTCAGCAAGAGCAACCCATAATTCTCTCCAAGTTTTAAATTTCTTTTCTGGAGAAAATATGTAACTCATATCTTTGCTTGCGTATCTTTGAATTAAAGGATTTTGATAATAATCGTGTTTTTGCATGATATCCTCCTTGAAATATTTATTTTTTTCATATCACAATAGTATTATACAATATAATGCGAACTTTAACAAATGTTTTTATGATAAACGTAAGGAAAAAACAAAATAAGCTCAATACTATTTAAATAGTATCAAGCTTATTTTACTTCTAATTGCTAAAAAATATTATTAATTTTTTTATATATTAGATAAAGCTTCTTTTATTCTATTTAATCCTTCTATTATATTTTCTTGAGAAGTTGCATACGATAATCTAATATAATTATCATTCCCAAAAGCTACTCCAGGAACAACAGCTACATGAGAGTTTTCTAACAGATAATTTGCAAAGTCCATAGAACTGTTTATATCATAATTACCTAATTTTTTACCTATGACTTTTGATATATTAACCATTACATAAAACGCACCTTTAGGCATATTACATGAAATATTAGGTATATCATTTATAAGTTCAACCATTTTTTTTCTTCTTTGATCAAATTCATTTCTCATATATTCAATTGCAGACTGATCTCCTTCTAAAGCTTCAATTGCAGCATATTGAGCTATAGTGTTAGGATTTGATGTAGCATGGCTTTGGATGTTAGACATTATAATAGCTATTTTTTCATTAGAAGCTGTATATCCTATTCTCCATCCTGTCATAGCGCAGCATTTAGATAATCCATTTACAACTATAGTTAATTCTTTTATCTTTTCATTTAATGAAGCTATACTTATATGTTTCTGATTATCATATATAAGTTTTTCGTAAATCTCATCAGAAACTACTATTATATTATTTTTTACAGCTAACTCTGCAATTTGTTTTAATTCATCTAATGTATATACAGATCCTGTAGGGTTAGATGGACTAGTTAGTATTATAGCTTTAGTTTTATGAGTTATGTTTTTCTTTAAATCATCAATATTGTATTTGAAATCATTGTCTTCATCACAGTCAATTAATATAGGCTTAGCTCCAGCCATTTTAACTAATTCAGGGTAGCTTACCCAGTATGGGGTAGATATTATAACCTCATCTTCAGGATTGCAAATAGCTTGGAATATATTATACAAAGAATGTTTTGCACCATTAGATACAATTATTTCTTTTGAATTATAAACAAGGTTATTGTCTACTTTTAACTTATTGCATATAGCATTTTTAAGAGCTGGCATACCAGAAGCTGCTGTATACCCTATGTTATTGTTTTGAATTACATCAATAGCTTTGTTTCTTATGTTTTCAGGAGTATTGAAGTCAGGTTCTCCTACACTAAAACTTATAACCTTAATACCATCTTCTTGCATTTTTTTAGCTTTAGCACTTATAGCTAAAGTTAATGATGATGAAATATTGCTATGTTTAATTGAAAGTTCCATAATATCTCTCCTATCTAATATATAACTATATTTAAATCTAATTTTATTATATCAAAAGTTAGTAAAATTTAGATAATAAATCTAAATAATTCTTATAACATATTTTTTTTATAAAATCATTATTATAATTTCTTTTTAATAGTTCATCTATTATTAAGTATAAATATGTACAATCTTTTAAAGGATTTATAACATTGCATCCATCAAAATCTGATCCAAACCCTACACATTCACTTCCACCTATATATATTATTCTCTCTATATGATCTACTAACGAACTTATATTCTTAGCTTTTCCAACAAATTCTTCATAAAAATTAATACCTATTATTCCGTTGATTTTGGAAAGTTCTTTTATTTGATCATCTGTTAAGTTTCTTTTATGTTCATTTATATGATTACTTAAAGAATGAGAAGCTATTATAGGTTGTTTAGTCAATTGTAGAACATCATAAAATGTTTTATAAGAAGCGTGAGAAACATCTATTATTATGTTCATGTTATTCATAGTATTTATAACAGATCTACCAAAATCAGTTAATCCAAAATCAATACTTTCCATTGTGCCACAAGCCACTTTGTTTTTATAGTTCCAAGTTAGAGTTAATGATTTTACTCCTAATATATTTAATGATTTTATTATTTCTATATTGTCATCTATTATATGAGCTCCTTCTATGGAAATAATAATTCCTACTATATTATCATTATTCATGACATAATCTAAATCACTTTTATTTTTTATTATTTTTATATTATCACTATTTTTTTCATATTCATGCAATTTATTTATATATCCTATAGCTTTAAAATAGGAATCTGGAAAGGGAATGGTATAATCTATGTATACAGCCATAAATTGAATTTTAACATTGGATTTTAATAATTTCTGCAAATTTATATGAGTAATATCATTATCATAAAAAGACAAATTATTGTCTTCTATTCTTGTTACACTATCACAATGGCTATCTATTATTTTATATTTCATTTATTTCACCTCTTTCTATTATTATAATAACTATGCTATTTATTATTTTTTGATTTATATATATTTAATTCATCATCATCTATAATATAATCAATATCATCACTATCTACAAAATTCATAACGTATTTATATCGCGTTGCATAGTTCTTATCACTCCATCCCAATTTTTCTTTTACATTTTCATCTTTTAATCCAGATTTTAAAGAAAATGTGGCAAAAGAGTGTCTAAAGTCTTTTGCTGAGTAATTACTAAGACCAGCCATAGACAAAGCATTTTTTACTATAAGTCTTACATTTCTATCAGTAATTGTGTTACTATTTCTACTTTTGAAAACAAAATCGTCAATACTAGTAATTTGTATAGATTCTTTATAATCCATAATCAAATCCCATGAATACGAGGGCAGTTCCACTATGCGTTCTTTTTTTTGATTCCCTATTTTACATGAACAGTTATTTTGAGTATTAGATGTTAAGTCTTTCCATTTCAAGTTTATTAACTCGTTCAATAAGCATCCTGTACTAATTAAAAAAGAAATTATAGCCCTATCTCTCTTATTCAAATTAGGGAATATAGATATTAACTTATTTAACTCATCAAGACTCAATACATCGTTTTTATTTTTTATTCTAGATACATAAGGTTTACTTATATTAGCAAAGGGGTTATTTTGTATATAATTTTCTTTCACTAGAAAATTATAAAAACTGTGCAAATAACTGTATATTTTTTCGCAAGTTGATTTAGCATATATACTGTTGATATATTCTATGAATTGTTTGCTTTCATTAATATTTATGTTTAGCAAATTTTTATCGCTTAAAGTAGACTTAAATAGGATTATTTTATTTAAATAGTCAGATCTACTTAGAGGTTTAAGTTTTCTAGAAAATTCCTTGAATAGTTCATGTTCATATTCTGATAAACCCTCCATAAATACTCCCTCCCTTTAATATTTTAAGATCACATTAATTATACTCTAAATACAAATATTATTAAATTATAATAATTCTAACTTAATAATTAAAATCCTTTGAAAAAATTCAATTTTACTGATATACTTTATATGTTAATTTTATAGAATGTATTAAAGTACATAATTTGAAGGAGGCTTTGCAATGAGCGATATTTTAAAAGCTATAATCCTTTCTATTGTAGAAGGGGTTACAGAATTCTTACCTATTAGTAGCACGGGGCATTTAATTCTTGTCAATCAATGGATAAATTTTGAAGGTAATTTTGGATTTTACTTTAATGTTATTATTCAGTTTGGAGCTATTTTATCTGTTGTAATCTTGTATTTTAAAAAACTCAATCCTTTTGATAAATCCAAAACACAAATACAAAAACAGCAAACTATTAATTTATGGTCAAAAGTAATAGTTGGATTTATTCCAGCTGCTATATTAGGATTTTTATTTGCAGATATAATAGAAAACTATTTAAGTAATCCTATAGTAGTGGCTATAATGCTGTTTATTGGTGGTATTTTTATACTAGTTTTAGAAAATAGCTCTAAAAGAGTCAAAATAAATAATTTTGATAAACTAAGCTATAAAACGGCTTTTTCAATAGGTATGATTCAATGTTTAGCAATGATTCCTGGAACTTCAAGATCTGCTGCTACAATCATAGGAGCAATGCTTTTAGGCACGTCAAGACAAGTAGCTGCAGAATTTTCTTTTTTCTTAGCAATACCTACAATGGCAGGCGCAACAGCTTATTCTGTGCTCAAGATGGTTAAAAGTGGAGTGACAATAACATCTAATCAGTGGATGGTATTACTAGTAGGTATTATAGGTTCATTTATAGTAGCTACATGTGTTATATCTTTTTTTATGAATTATATAAAAAGAAAGGATTTTAAAATATTTGGATACTATAGAATAGTTCTTTCTGTAATAATACTTTTTCATTACTTTGTTAAATAAAATAAGAATGTAGGTAATTACCTACATTCTTATTTTATTTAACATATATTTGTAATTGTATTGATATCCAACCAAAAGCCTCTCTAGTAATTTTTTTCAGTTTCATTTCTAGTTGAAGATATAGATTTTTCAATAAAATCTAATTTTTCTTTATATGATTGCATATAAATCTTCATAATGTGTCCCATTTTAAAATGGGTATTTGGTCCTATATATAGGTATTATATACCATCCTGATGGTTTTAGTCTATTAATTTAGAGCGAACTTGTAATCATCTTTATTATATCGCTGTTCTCTTCTTTAAACGTTGTAACTATTGTAATCTTATCTAGAGCACATGTTAATGCAGTACATATCATATTTAAGTTTTTTATGAAATTGTTAATTTCGTTATTAGAACTAGACTCACTCAAATGATGCCCATATAACATTTCAATTTGACATAATATAAGTGATTTATATTCTAGATTATTTATAGAATATATATTAGATATTGTTACTCCATTTTTATTGCTTAAATTTGTTAATTCATCATTTGCGTATATATAAGGTATATTACTTTCCTCTAATGCTTTTCTTAAAATATATTGAAAATATATCATATTTCCATTTTTCAATTTTCTTTTATTATACGGATATACAATCACTATATCTGAATAACCGAATCCTTTTTTTGTTATTAAGTATTCTATTTCCCATATTATTGATTTGATTTTTTCTTCTATATCATCAACAAATATAATCTCTACATCTTCACCTTCACATCGCAAAGATTTTGTATTTAAATAATAATCATTAGGTAGATTGTCATCGAAATTTTCTATATATTTCTTTATATTACTTCTGAAATTATTTACAAATAAAGATATGTTTTGTGTTTGCTTATAGTTATATTCAAGAGTTATAATATCATCAAAAGCTATATTTTCCCAAAAACCTTTGAATGATTTGATATTATTTTGTATATCTTGAGATTTATCAACTGATATATTAAAAATATTTTTAGACTTAAATAATATACCATGGATAAATTTTATCTCTTCTTCATTAAAGTTTTCACATCCATCTATGAAAATTCCTTTGTATATTTTCTTTTCTTTCAATGTGTTTTTTACTTGTAAAAAAACATTTTTAAAATATTTAGAAAAATCTAGCTTAAGCTTATTGTAATCTATTACTAGATTCAAATCTTTAGCCATCTTAAATATAAATCCATGATAGTTATATATATCTAAGTTATCAGGTGATTTATATAATAAATTAATTTGATTTTTAATATCATGCATCAGCTGCTTATTATATGTTATAAATAAAAATCTTTCCTTTGGATACAATTTAGCAAGTTTTATAGCTCTTGATATTAATATAGTTGTTTTAGAGCTGCCATTAGGACCTGTAAATAGAGTATTACCATACTTTATAGAGTTGATTTTTTCTATTTGAGAAGGACTTAAAAATAATGAATTATATCTATATTCATCTTTAGAAAATAATATCTTTTTGAAAAACTTGTTTTTCGTATTTTCCTTATCATATTTTTTTATGACATGGTATTCAGGTGATATATAGAATCTAAATAGATTTAAAATAACATCATCATTCTCACCCATTAAGTATTTATCTAATAGGCTTGTATCATTAATTAACTCATTATATTTAATATTATCAATAATATGATTATTTATAAAATCATTTTCTATATTATCTATTTCAATATAGGGCATAATATATATTAAGTTATATTTAACATCTAAATTAAAACTTTTTAAATTTTCTTGTAATGTATAGTATTCTTCTTCCATTACTTCTAATAATTCATCTTCTAGTATAGAATATATTTCTTCGGTAGTATCCATGAATTTAATGAATAGAATGTTATTATTTTTAATATACATTAAATCTATATTAATACCATTTACAGGAACTACTTTTGTTAGTCCTATACCACTTAAAGAGTTTATACAATTTTCATAAAAATGCATCTCACTGTCTTTTATTCTAAGCGAATCTAAATTAGAATGAATATTATTTGAATATATTTTCAATTGTATCCCCCTTTTCTTTTTATATTATTATATCATTTAATTATTATTTTTCTAGTAGGACATATTATTTATTATTTTTTTTAACTATGAAAACGGAATCCAATTCATTAACTCTAAAGGCTGTATTTATTAATTGTATAAAAGTGTTATCGTTGGCTTTATTTAAATACATAAGGCGTCTTATTTCTTTGTTGTTTCTAAGTTTGTATAATAACTCTTTTTGTATGCCCATAGATATACTATAAACTATATAAGCTTCCCAAGTTTTAATATTATCTGAATTTAAGACTTTGGGATTTTTAAAATTAATTATGAATTTTTTAAAGTTAATCCATTTTTTCCGCTCTTTATAC
The window above is part of the Tepidibacter aestuarii genome. Proteins encoded here:
- a CDS encoding pyridoxal phosphate-dependent aminotransferase, which produces MELSIKHSNISSSLTLAISAKAKKMQEDGIKVISFSVGEPDFNTPENIRNKAIDVIQNNNIGYTAASGMPALKNAICNKLKVDNNLVYNSKEIIVSNGAKHSLYNIFQAICNPEDEVIISTPYWVSYPELVKMAGAKPILIDCDEDNDFKYNIDDLKKNITHKTKAIILTSPSNPTGSVYTLDELKQIAELAVKNNIIVVSDEIYEKLIYDNQKHISIASLNEKIKELTIVVNGLSKCCAMTGWRIGYTASNEKIAIIMSNIQSHATSNPNTIAQYAAIEALEGDQSAIEYMRNEFDQRRKKMVELINDIPNISCNMPKGAFYVMVNISKVIGKKLGNYDINSSMDFANYLLENSHVAVVPGVAFGNDNYIRLSYATSQENIIEGLNRIKEALSNI
- a CDS encoding dipeptidase yields the protein MKYKIIDSHCDSVTRIEDNNLSFYDNDITHINLQKLLKSNVKIQFMAVYIDYTIPFPDSYFKAIGYINKLHEYEKNSDNIKIIKNKSDLDYVMNNDNIVGIIISIEGAHIIDDNIEIIKSLNILGVKSLTLTWNYKNKVACGTMESIDFGLTDFGRSVINTMNNMNIIIDVSHASYKTFYDVLQLTKQPIIASHSLSNHINEHKRNLTDDQIKELSKINGIIGINFYEEFVGKAKNISSLVDHIERIIYIGGSECVGFGSDFDGCNVINPLKDCTYLYLIIDELLKRNYNNDFIKKICYKNYLDLLSKFY
- a CDS encoding tyrosine-type recombinase/integrase — protein: MEGLSEYEHELFKEFSRKLKPLSRSDYLNKIILFKSTLSDKNLLNININESKQFIEYINSIYAKSTCEKIYSYLHSFYNFLVKENYIQNNPFANISKPYVSRIKNKNDVLSLDELNKLISIFPNLNKRDRAIISFLISTGCLLNELINLKWKDLTSNTQNNCSCKIGNQKKERIVELPSYSWDLIMDYKESIQITSIDDFVFKSRNSNTITDRNVRLIVKNALSMAGLSNYSAKDFRHSFATFSLKSGLKDENVKEKLGWSDKNYATRYKYVMNFVDSDDIDYIIDDDELNIYKSKNNK
- a CDS encoding undecaprenyl-diphosphate phosphatase, whose amino-acid sequence is MSDILKAIILSIVEGVTEFLPISSTGHLILVNQWINFEGNFGFYFNVIIQFGAILSVVILYFKKLNPFDKSKTQIQKQQTINLWSKVIVGFIPAAILGFLFADIIENYLSNPIVVAIMLFIGGIFILVLENSSKRVKINNFDKLSYKTAFSIGMIQCLAMIPGTSRSAATIIGAMLLGTSRQVAAEFSFFLAIPTMAGATAYSVLKMVKSGVTITSNQWMVLLVGIIGSFIVATCVISFFMNYIKRKDFKIFGYYRIVLSVIILFHYFVK
- a CDS encoding P-loop NTPase family protein; this translates as MKIYSNNIHSNLDSLRIKDSEMHFYENCINSLSGIGLTKVVPVNGINIDLMYIKNNNILFIKFMDTTEEIYSILEDELLEVMEEEYYTLQENLKSFNLDVKYNLIYIMPYIEIDNIENDFINNHIIDNIKYNELINDTSLLDKYLMGENDDVILNLFRFYISPEYHVIKKYDKENTKNKFFKKILFSKDEYRYNSLFLSPSQIEKINSIKYGNTLFTGPNGSSKTTILISRAIKLAKLYPKERFLFITYNKQLMHDIKNQINLLYKSPDNLDIYNYHGFIFKMAKDLNLVIDYNKLKLDFSKYFKNVFLQVKNTLKEKKIYKGIFIDGCENFNEEEIKFIHGILFKSKNIFNISVDKSQDIQNNIKSFKGFWENIAFDDIITLEYNYKQTQNISLFVNNFRSNIKKYIENFDDNLPNDYYLNTKSLRCEGEDVEIIFVDDIEEKIKSIIWEIEYLITKKGFGYSDIVIVYPYNKRKLKNGNMIYFQYILRKALEESNIPYIYANDELTNLSNKNGVTISNIYSINNLEYKSLILCQIEMLYGHHLSESSSNNEINNFIKNLNMICTALTCALDKITIVTTFKEENSDIIKMITSSL